One segment of Deinococcus sp. Leaf326 DNA contains the following:
- a CDS encoding fasciclin domain-containing protein produces MKKHTGLMTLSLMLATPALAGGAGAPVKAPAATCRSIAQLVMADPQLSTLATAVQAAGLGATLSGPGSYTVFAPTNAAFAKVPSDQLAGLLNDPDMLKSVLLYHVVGEKATAAQIRSVRAGTTVQGADIAIMVNGTRLMVNNATVTKADIQACNGIVHVIDTVLMPPMEAAAPAPAPVAAPAPAPVAAPAAAPAPAPVPATPVVIPALPQGVTTAPAPVAAPAEAPAEAPVAEAPVEAPVVEAPAADAPADTAETVVAANTVYDVLAADDRFSTLRDLLSDAGLTETLTTGDYTVFAPTNEAFDALPEGVLTAIASDPEALKQVLLYHVVQGRVTAEAAQAGTLNTVQSTALSLGSATLGAAVESDNGVIFPIDAVLLPEGFTIPNPPVIPEGTTPAPAPAPVAAATTTATATVTTTPAAPAATATTVTNPATATAGTSAGGAISGGTLAQAPAATSVTALLNSDARFSTLRDLLVKAGLADMLASGEYTIFAPTNDAFAKLPQATLDAVNADPAKLRAVLQYHVVAGRPSTDALITQQLTTAEGTTVAVTRSAAGLSIGGMASTLDGGTAVVAGNSNVFPIDTVLIPPSLR; encoded by the coding sequence ATGAAAAAGCACACTGGCCTGATGACCCTGAGCCTGATGCTCGCCACGCCGGCCCTGGCGGGTGGTGCGGGCGCGCCCGTCAAAGCTCCCGCCGCGACCTGCCGCAGCATCGCGCAACTCGTGATGGCTGACCCCCAGCTCAGCACCCTGGCGACCGCGGTTCAGGCCGCCGGCCTGGGCGCGACCCTCAGCGGACCCGGCTCCTACACCGTGTTCGCCCCGACGAACGCGGCCTTCGCCAAAGTCCCCAGCGACCAGCTCGCCGGCCTGCTCAACGACCCGGACATGCTCAAGAGTGTGCTGCTGTACCACGTGGTCGGCGAGAAGGCCACGGCGGCCCAGATCCGCAGCGTGCGCGCCGGCACCACCGTGCAGGGCGCCGACATCGCCATCATGGTGAACGGCACGCGACTCATGGTGAACAACGCTACCGTCACCAAGGCCGACATCCAGGCATGTAACGGCATCGTCCACGTGATTGATACGGTGCTGATGCCCCCCATGGAAGCGGCGGCCCCGGCCCCCGCACCCGTGGCGGCGCCTGCGCCCGCTCCGGTCGCGGCCCCCGCTGCCGCTCCGGCGCCTGCTCCCGTGCCCGCGACGCCCGTCGTCATTCCCGCGCTGCCCCAGGGCGTGACTACGGCGCCCGCCCCGGTGGCTGCTCCGGCCGAAGCCCCTGCCGAAGCCCCCGTGGCCGAGGCTCCGGTGGAAGCGCCCGTAGTCGAGGCCCCCGCTGCCGACGCCCCGGCCGACACGGCCGAAACCGTCGTCGCCGCGAACACGGTCTATGACGTGCTGGCTGCCGACGACCGCTTCAGCACCCTGCGCGACCTGCTCAGCGACGCCGGCCTGACTGAAACGCTGACCACCGGTGACTACACCGTCTTCGCACCGACCAACGAGGCGTTCGACGCGCTGCCCGAAGGCGTCCTGACGGCTATCGCCAGCGATCCCGAAGCCCTGAAGCAGGTGCTGCTGTACCACGTCGTGCAGGGCCGCGTGACCGCCGAAGCGGCGCAGGCCGGCACCCTGAACACGGTGCAGAGCACGGCGCTCTCGCTGGGCTCGGCCACCCTGGGCGCGGCCGTCGAGAGCGACAACGGCGTCATCTTCCCGATCGATGCTGTGCTGCTGCCCGAAGGCTTCACCATTCCCAACCCGCCCGTGATCCCCGAAGGCACGACGCCGGCACCTGCCCCCGCGCCGGTTGCGGCGGCTACGACTACGGCGACCGCCACGGTCACGACCACTCCCGCTGCTCCAGCGGCGACGGCCACTACCGTCACCAACCCAGCGACTGCGACGGCCGGCACCTCGGCGGGCGGCGCGATCTCGGGTGGTACGTTGGCCCAGGCCCCTGCGGCGACCAGCGTCACGGCCCTGCTCAATAGCGACGCCCGGTTCAGCACCCTGCGTGACCTGCTGGTCAAGGCCGGACTGGCCGACATGCTCGCCAGCGGTGAGTACACCATCTTCGCGCCGACCAACGACGCCTTCGCCAAGCTGCCCCAGGCCACCCTGGACGCCGTGAACGCCGACCCGGCCAAGCTGCGCGCCGTTCTGCAGTACCACGTTGTGGCGGGCCGCCCCAGCACCGACGCCCTGATCACGCAGCAGCTCACGACTGCTGAAGGCACCACGGTGGCTGTGACCCGCAGCGCGGCCGGCCTGAGCATCGGCGGCATGGCGAGCACTCTCGACGGCGGCACGGCCGTCGTGGCGGGCAACAGCAACGTCTTCCCCATCGACACCGTCCTGATTCCCCCCAGCCTGCGCTGA